TCAACGCATTGTAGGTACGCCCGTTGCGCGGGTTGGTCCAGCGCGAAGCGAGTCGGGCTACCAGCGCCGAGCGTTCTCCTTTGAAATAAACCGCAGCTTCCAGCGGCGTGGCCCGGCGCGCAAGCAGTTCGTCGAGCGCTTCCGCTTGCGCGACGGTTCGCGGAAAACCGTCCATGACGAAACCTTCGGGCGCGCGCTCGAGTTCGTGTTCGATCATTGCAATCATGAGGTCGTCGGGGACGAGCTGACCGCCCTGCATGTACACCTCGGCCTTCATCCCCAAGTCGGTGCCGCGAGCGAGATGCTCGCGCAGGAGATCGCCGGTGGAAATTTGCTCGAGGCCGAACCGTTCGTGCAGCATCCGGGCCTGGGTCCCTTTGCCCGCACCGGGCGGTCCCAAGAAGATTACGCGCATACTAGCGCTTGATAAAGCCGCGGTAGTCGCGCATCGCCAGCCGCGCTTCGATCTGCGTGATCGTATCGAGCGCGACGCCAACGACGATCAGCAGCGAGGTCGAGCCAAGATAGAATGTGGTGATTGAAAGGCCGCGCTGAAAGGCCCCCGGCAGTACCGCCAGGATTCCGAGGTAAATCGCCGCAGCGGTGGTGATTCGCATCAAAATCTTGTTGAGATAATCGACGGTCGGCTGGCCGGGCCGAATACCCGGAACGAAGGCGCCGGTTTTTTTGAGGTTGTCCGCGACGTCGCGCGTATTGAGCACGACCGAACTGTAAAAGAACGTGAACACCACGACGAGCAAAAAATAGACGATATTGTAGAGCACGCCGTTCGGACTGAACCAGACGTTGAGCCAGGCCGAAACCGCTCCCAGCACGTGCTGCACGCCGCCGACTGCGCCCGGGGCCGCGGTCGCCTGGCCCCGGCCGAACCACGAAAGCGCCTGCTGCGGCAGCAGCAGGATCGAAATCGCAAAGATGATCGAGATAACCCCGGCGTTATTGAGGCGCAAGGGAATATATGTGGAACGCCCGGCGAACATCTTGCGGCCGACCACCCGGCGCGCTTGCTGCACCGGCACGCGGCGCTGCCCCTGATAGAGAAAGACGATCGAAACGATCACGAGAATCGCGATCGCGACGTAGAGCAACAGATTCAGCAGCGACTCGGCGCCCTGACTTGCCGAAGCGTAGGTTTGACGCACGTACTGCGGATAGCGCAGCACGATGCCGATAAAAATGATCAGTGAAACGCCGTTTCCGATTCCCTTATCGGTGATCTGCTCGCCCAGCCACATGAGGAAGAGCGTTCCGCCGACCATTGCGACGATCGCGTAGAGCAGATACCAGATGCTGGTGTCGTAGAAAACCCCGGAGCGCTCCATCGAGATCGCCATGAACGTCGCTTGAATCGAGCCGAGCACGATCGTCAACCAGCGCGTATATTGGCTGATCTTTTTGCGCCCCTCCTCGCCGCCTTTCTTGGCCATCTCTTCGAGCTGCGGCAATACGACGGTCATCAGCTGCATGATGATCGAAGCGTTGATGTAGGGCGTGATGCCCATCGCAATGATGGAGAGCTTCTGCAGCGCACCGCCCGACAGAAAGCCGAGCAAATTGTAGAACGCGCCGCTCTGCAGCACGCGCTGCCAGGCTGCTTGATTGACGTTGGGGAGCTGCACGTGGATCATGAACACAAACCACGCGAACGCAAAAAAGACGAAGAGAATGCGCTGACGGATCTCGGGGACGAGCACCGCGGCTCGCAGATTATTGAACACTACGTTCCGTTCTCGGGAACCTGCGCGCCTGCGGCGAGCAACGCATCGCGGGCAGCCGCCGAGACGAGCACGTCACGAAGTCGCAGTCCCGCCGGTAGCGAGGCATTGGCCCCACCCAGCAGCTTCACGCCGTCACGCAGCGCTTTGACGAGACCGTGCGCTTGCAATGACTCGGGCGTAATCTCGATCGCCGGGTCCCAAGCCGCGAGGCGATTGAGATTGACGACCGCCATCCGCGTGCCGAAGTGACCGCGGTCGCGCGCTTTCTGGGAATAGCCGCGCCGATGCGGCAAGCGTCGCGCCCACGCGGTTTGTCCGCCCTCGAACGCCGGCCCCTTGCCGCCGCCCGAACGAACCGTTTGGCCTTTGCCGCCCTCGCCCCCGGTCTTGACCATACCGGATCCGTGGCCGCGCCCAATACGCTGCCGCTTGGGGCGGCTTCCGGGGGCGGGCTTAAGCGCCCCGAGCTTCAACATCATCTTCTCTGCCATTGTTATCCCGTGCGGTATAGATTTCTCTGACGGTCTTGCCGCGCATTGCGGCAACCTGTTCGACGGTCCGCAGTGACTTGAGCGCCGAGACCGTCGCCATCACGACGTTGATCGGATTGTTCGTGCCCAGGCACTTCGTGAGAATGTCGTGGATACCGGCGAGCTCGAGCACTGCACGCATGGAACCGCCCGCGATCACGCCGGTCCCGGGCGCGGCGGGCTTGAGGAGCACCGTCGCGGCTCCGACTTCGTGGCGAACTTCGTGGGGAATCGTCCGTTCGATCATGGCGACGGTAACCAGACTCTTGCGCGCCTGATCGACCGCCTTGCGAATCGCTTCGGGAACTTCCGCGGCCTTGCCGATGGCATAGCCGACCTTCCCCTTGCGATCTCCGACGACGACGAGAGCGCTGAAACTAAACCGTTTTCCGCCCTTGACGACTTTAGCGACACGGTTGACGCGGACGACGGTCTCATCGAGCCCGCTGCCGTCGCGCTCGCGACCACGATATTGCATTAAAACTCCAACCCCGCTTCACGCGCCGCATCCGCAAGCGCCCGAACGCGACCGTGATACTTGTATCCCCCGCGATCGAAGACGACGAGGGAAATTCCGGCGGCTTTCGCCTTCGCGGCGATTGCGCTACCGACTGCTTTTGCGGCGTCGAGATTTGTTTTCGAGCCCAGCTCACCACCCACCGATTTTTCGACGGTCGAGACCGCGGCGAGGGTATGCCCGCGCGTATCGTCGACGAGCAAGGCATAAAGATGATGCAGCGACCGTCGCACGTAGAGGCGTGGCCGCTCCTGCGTGCCCGAAATTTTCTTGCGCAGGCGCGAGTGACGGTCGCGCCGAGCTTCCGCTTTGGCCGCCATTATTTCTTCGCCGCCTTTCCGGCCTTGCCGAGCTTCTTGCGAATGCGCTCGCCCTCGTAGCGAATGCCCTTTCCTTTATAGGGCTCGGGCTTGCGCAACCGGCGTATATCGGCCGCGACTTGGCCGACGGCTTGCTTGTCGATACCGTCAACGTGAATCTTGGTCTGTCCCTCGACGGTCAGCGCGACGCCGTTGGGAGGCTCGAACGAAACGGGATGCGAGAAGCCCAGGGTCAAGTTGAGACGTTCGCCCGACTTGGCAACGCGATAGCCAACCCCGCTGATCTCCAAACTCTTGCGAAAGCCCTTGCTGACACCCTCGACCATATTGGCGATGAGGGTCCGCGTGAGCCCGTGCGCGCTGCGATGCATTTTCGCATCGCCCTTGCGCGAAACGACGACCCTGCCGTCGTCCATGCTGACTTCGACAACGTCCGAGAGAATATGCCGGCGCAGTTCGCCCTTGGGACCCTTCACCGTGACCTCACCGTCATCGAGTCTGACCTCGACGCCGGAAGGTACGCTCACCGGAAGCTTACCTATGCGCGACATAGCTCACCACACATACGCGAGAACCTCGCCCCCGACGCCTTGTTTTTTGGCCCGTTTCCCCGACATGATGCCCTGGGGAGTCGAGATAATGACTAAGCCCAGTCCGCCGAGCACGCGTGGAATCTCCGTTTTGCGCGTGTAGACGCGCAGGCCGGGACGAGAAATGCGCCGCAGACCGGTAATGATCTTCTCTTTCTCGGGGCCATAGCGAAGCTGAATGCGCAGCGTTCCCTGAGCGCCGCCATCGACCCGCTCGAAACTCTCAATGAATCCTTCATCTCTGAGAATCTGCGCAATGGCGTGCTTCACGCGCGAGGCCGGAATTTCGACGCTCTTGTGATTGGCGGTGTTGGCGTTACGAATGCGCGTGAGCATATCGGCAATGGGATCGGTTACGGACATTTACTCTTCTCCCTCACCATGAGGCCTTGGTCACGCCCGGCACGACGCCGGCATGGGCGTTCTCGCGAAAGCAAATTCGACACATCGCGAACTTGCGCAAATAGCCGCGAGGGCGGCCACAGGCGCGACACCGATTGTGCCGCCGCACGCTGAATTTTGGATCGCGCTGCGATTTGATGATTAAACTGGTCTTTGCCACGAAATCCTCTTACCTCGGTCCTCGAGCGCCGGACGCCTTCTGCAAGGGCAACCCTAGCGCAACCAAAAACTCGGAGGCTTCCTCGTCGGTTTTCGCCGTGGTCACGATCGTGACGTCCATGCCGCGCGTCTTGTCGACTTTATCGAGATTAATCTCTGGAAAAACAAGCTGCTCGCGCAAACCCATATTGTAGTTTCCGCGCCCGTCGAACGACTTGGGCGGCAAGCCGCGAAAGTCTCGGATACGGGGCAGCACGACGTTGAAGAGTTTATCGACGAAGATGTACATCCGCTCGCCGCGCAACGTCACCTTCGCACCGATGTTCGTTCCGGCGCGTAACTTGAACGCGGCAATCGACTTTTTCGCCTTCGTGACGATCGGACGTTGCCCCGTAATTGCGGCCAGCTCGCTGACCGCCGCATCGAGAGCTTTCGGATTCGCAATCGCTTCCCCGACGCTCATATTGACGACGACCTTCTCCAGTTTCGGAATTTGATTGACGTTCTTGTATCCGAAGCGTTCTTGGAGTTGCGGGCGTATCTGCGTCTGGTAGATTTGCTTTAACCGTTCGGGCATCAGCGGCTCCCCTTGGACGATTCGCGCGCCGGTTCGCCGCACCGCGAACAGATGCGATGGACCGCGCCGTCGGACGTGCGACCGTGTCGTAGCCGGGTCGGCGCCTTGCATTTTTCGCAAACATACTGCAGTGCCGACAGCGGCAGTGCCGCCTCTTTTTCAACGATACCGCCGGTCTGCATCGAGCCGCCCATGTTTCCAGACTTCGAGCCCTGCTTGGTATGCCGTTTCACGACGTTAACGCCCTCAACGGTGGCAGTACCCGCGGCGCTCTGCACGGCTTTGACGGTGCCCCGCTTGCCGCGCTCCTTACCGCGCCGGATCATGACGGTATCTCCCTGAATGATGCTCGCTTTCATATTCCTTATAGAACCTCGGGAGCGAGCGATGCAATCTTTAAGAAGCCGCGCTCGCGCAGCTCGCGCATGACCGGTCCGAAGACGCGCGTGCCGCGGGGATCGAGGTTGTCCTTTTCACCTTTGATGATCACGCAAGCGTTGTCGTCACAACGTACGACCGAGCCGTCGCCGCGCCGAATCGGTGCGCTCGTGCGCACGACCACCGCCTTGACGACTTGGCCCTTCTTGACCGCCGCGCCCGGAATCGCGCTCTTTACCGTTCCAACGATGACGTCCCCGACATGGGCGTACACGTGGCGGCCGCCGCCGCTGACGTGAATTACCAAAAGCTCGCGTGCGCCGCTATTATCGGCCACTTTGAGGCGCGTCTCTTGCTGAATCATTTCGCGCGTTCCACGATCTCGACGAGCCGCCAGCGCTTTTCGCGAGAGAGGGGACGGGACTCAACGATGCGCACGACGTCGCCGACGTTCGCCTCGTTGCGTTCGTCGTGCGCTTTGAAACGCGTCGACTTCCGCACGATCTTGCCGTAGCCACCGTGGGGCACGCGTGTCTCCGCGACGACCACAATGGTCTTGTCCATCTTGTTCGATGCGACGCGCCCTTGCTTCACGCGGCGCTTCCCGCGCGCCGGCGCAGAGCCGTTATGCTGCTCCATGCTCACCCTCGGCAAGGCGCTTTTCGCTGATGACGGTCTGAATCTGTGCGTACGATCGGCGCATCGCGCGAATCTTGCTGAAGTCGGTCAAATGCCCGGTGCGCAGTGCGAAACGCAAATTGAAAAGCTCCGACTTTACGTCGCGTGCCTTCTGCTGCAGCTCCTTCACGGTGAGCTCGCGCAGCGTTTCGAGGTCTTTCTGTGCCACTTACGCCTCCTCGCGCGCGACGATCTTGGTGCCGATCGGTAACTTTGCGGCCGCACGGCGCAGCGCTTCGCGCGCGACCGACGGCGCAACACCCGAGAGCTCGAAGAGCACGCGGCCCGGTTTGACGACCGCAACCCAGATCTCGGGATTGCCTTTGCCCGAGCCCATGCGGACCTCCGCCGGTTTCTTGGTCGCAGGCTTATCGGGGAAAACTTTGATCCAAACCTTGCCGCCGCGCTTGATGTAACGCGTCATTGCGATACGCGCCGCTTCGATCTGCCGGTTCGACATCCAGCACGGCTCCATCGCCTGTAATCCAAAGTCGCCGAAGCTTAACCGGTTGCCGCGCGTCGCCGCCCCGGTCATCCGGCCACGCTGAACCTTGCGCCATTTCACACGTTTTGGGGTCAGCATTTATTCGGAAACCTCGCCGCTAGGCGCCGGTTCGCTGGGCGCGGCCTCGAGAGTTGGCATCGGCTCGACTGGCGCCGTCGGCTCCACGGCAGGCATCGGTTCGACGGCCGGCATTGGCTGCGGTTCAGAAATCGGCGGCGATACCGACGTGGATGGGAAACGCGGCTCGCGTCCGCGACCCCCGCGCGGGCCGCGATCGCGCCGGTCGCGTCCACGATCTCCCGTGCGAAGCGCGCCGTCTCCTCGCGGCTGGTCCGGCAGAACCTCCCCGCGATAGATCCAAACTTTGACGCCGATTCGGCCAAAAGTCGTGAACGCTTCGACCTGTGCGTAGTCGATGTCCGCCCGCAATGTATGGAGCGGAACCTTCCCGTCGGCGTTGTGTTCGGTGCGCGCGATCTCGGCACCGCCGAGTCGTCCGGAAACCTGTACTTTGATGCCTCGCGCTCCGGCACGCATCGTTCGCATGATTGCCTGTTTCATGGCGCGGCGAAATGCGATTCGCTTCTCCAGCTGATCGACGATGTTTTGCGCTACCAGTCGCGCGTCCAGCTCGGGGTGCTGAATCTCCATCACGTTAACTGCGACATTCTTGCCGGTCAGCTGCTCGAGATTCTTACGGATGTCATCGATGCCGACTCCGCGCTTGCCGATGATGATGCCCGGTTTGGCGGTGTTGACGATGACGCGTGCTTGATTGGCGCGACGTTCGATTTCAATCTTACTGATTGACGCCGAACGCATCCAGCGATTGAACGACTTCCGAATTGCGACGTCCTCGTGGAGCCAATCGACGTAATGTTTTTTCTCAAACCACCGACTGTCCCACGTGCGCGTGATGCCCAAGCGCATCCCGACCGGATGAATCTTTTGGCCCATTACGTTTCCTTCGCTGCCGTCACCGGCTCGGCGGCGCGAGCCGTCGCGCTTTTGCGTCCGGCGCTCTTTTTGCGGCGCGATTTGGACGAGACTTTTTCCGTGGAAGCGGCTCGGCGAGTTGCTCGCGCGGCTTGAACCGACGCGCCGGCAAGCTTGCGCCGCGGTTTCGGCGGTGCGCCTTCACTGACGATGACGGTCACGTGCGAAAGGCGCTTACGCTTAAAGGCGGCACGCCCTTGGGCGCGAGGATCCAACCGCTTGGTGAAGCGGCCGCCGGGTCCGCCGTCGACGGTAATACGCGAGATGTACAGGTCGTCGGCGTTCATATCGTGATTGTTTCCGGCATTGGCGACGGCGCTGCGCACGAGCTTCTCGATCGGCTGTGCTGCAAAGACCTCGGCGAACTTTAAGAGCGTCAATGCCTCCCTAACCGTCTTACCGCGAATGGCGTCGGCAACCCGGCGCAGCTTTCGCGGAGCCGTGCGAACGAAATGAAGATGCGCGACGGCCTGAGGCGCCCGTTCGGTCACGTTGTCTTCACCGTTGCCTTTTCGCCGCCGTGACCGCGAAAGTGACGCGTCGGCGCGAACTCGCCCAACTTGTGTCCGACCATGTTCTCGGTGATATAAACCGGAATGTGCGTCTTACCGTTATGGACGCCGATGGTGTGACCGACCATCGCCGGAAGCACCGTCGAAGCGCGACTCCACGTCTTGATAACGCGACGCTCGCGCGTTTCGTTCAAGCGCTCGATTTTCTT
This Candidatus Eremiobacterota bacterium DNA region includes the following protein-coding sequences:
- a CDS encoding adenylate kinase, with the protein product MRVIFLGPPGAGKGTQARMLHERFGLEQISTGDLLREHLARGTDLGMKAEVYMQGGQLVPDDLMIAMIEHELERAPEGFVMDGFPRTVAQAEALDELLARRATPLEAAVYFKGERSALVARLASRWTNPRNGRTYNALTNPPKIAGVDDEDGGILIQREDDRPETVAKRLEVYDLQTRPLVEYYRRVGKLVEVDALQPLRTVGERIAASLGGQRAEAPRGAW
- the secY gene encoding preprotein translocase subunit SecY translates to MFNNLRAAVLVPEIRQRILFVFFAFAWFVFMIHVQLPNVNQAAWQRVLQSGAFYNLLGFLSGGALQKLSIIAMGITPYINASIIMQLMTVVLPQLEEMAKKGGEEGRKKISQYTRWLTIVLGSIQATFMAISMERSGVFYDTSIWYLLYAIVAMVGGTLFLMWLGEQITDKGIGNGVSLIIFIGIVLRYPQYVRQTYASASQGAESLLNLLLYVAIAILVIVSIVFLYQGQRRVPVQQARRVVGRKMFAGRSTYIPLRLNNAGVISIIFAISILLLPQQALSWFGRGQATAAPGAVGGVQHVLGAVSAWLNVWFSPNGVLYNIVYFLLVVVFTFFYSSVVLNTRDVADNLKKTGAFVPGIRPGQPTVDYLNKILMRITTAAAIYLGILAVLPGAFQRGLSITTFYLGSTSLLIVVGVALDTITQIEARLAMRDYRGFIKR
- the rplO gene encoding 50S ribosomal protein L15, with the translated sequence MKLGALKPAPGSRPKRQRIGRGHGSGMVKTGGEGGKGQTVRSGGGKGPAFEGGQTAWARRLPHRRGYSQKARDRGHFGTRMAVVNLNRLAAWDPAIEITPESLQAHGLVKALRDGVKLLGGANASLPAGLRLRDVLVSAAARDALLAAGAQVPENGT
- the rpsE gene encoding 30S ribosomal protein S5, encoding MQYRGRERDGSGLDETVVRVNRVAKVVKGGKRFSFSALVVVGDRKGKVGYAIGKAAEVPEAIRKAVDQARKSLVTVAMIERTIPHEVRHEVGAATVLLKPAAPGTGVIAGGSMRAVLELAGIHDILTKCLGTNNPINVVMATVSALKSLRTVEQVAAMRGKTVREIYTARDNNGREDDVEARGA
- a CDS encoding 50S ribosomal protein L18 translates to MAAKAEARRDRHSRLRKKISGTQERPRLYVRRSLHHLYALLVDDTRGHTLAAVSTVEKSVGGELGSKTNLDAAKAVGSAIAAKAKAAGISLVVFDRGGYKYHGRVRALADAAREAGLEF
- the rplF gene encoding 50S ribosomal protein L6, which gives rise to MSRIGKLPVSVPSGVEVRLDDGEVTVKGPKGELRRHILSDVVEVSMDDGRVVVSRKGDAKMHRSAHGLTRTLIANMVEGVSKGFRKSLEISGVGYRVAKSGERLNLTLGFSHPVSFEPPNGVALTVEGQTKIHVDGIDKQAVGQVAADIRRLRKPEPYKGKGIRYEGERIRKKLGKAGKAAKK
- the rpsH gene encoding 30S ribosomal protein S8, coding for MSVTDPIADMLTRIRNANTANHKSVEIPASRVKHAIAQILRDEGFIESFERVDGGAQGTLRIQLRYGPEKEKIITGLRRISRPGLRVYTRKTEIPRVLGGLGLVIISTPQGIMSGKRAKKQGVGGEVLAYVW
- a CDS encoding type Z 30S ribosomal protein S14; this translates as MAKTSLIIKSQRDPKFSVRRHNRCRACGRPRGYLRKFAMCRICFRENAHAGVVPGVTKASW
- the rplE gene encoding 50S ribosomal protein L5, whose amino-acid sequence is MPERLKQIYQTQIRPQLQERFGYKNVNQIPKLEKVVVNMSVGEAIANPKALDAAVSELAAITGQRPIVTKAKKSIAAFKLRAGTNIGAKVTLRGERMYIFVDKLFNVVLPRIRDFRGLPPKSFDGRGNYNMGLREQLVFPEINLDKVDKTRGMDVTIVTTAKTDEEASEFLVALGLPLQKASGARGPR
- the rplX gene encoding 50S ribosomal protein L24 yields the protein MKASIIQGDTVMIRRGKERGKRGTVKAVQSAAGTATVEGVNVVKRHTKQGSKSGNMGGSMQTGGIVEKEAALPLSALQYVCEKCKAPTRLRHGRTSDGAVHRICSRCGEPARESSKGSR
- the rplN gene encoding 50S ribosomal protein L14 codes for the protein MIQQETRLKVADNSGARELLVIHVSGGGRHVYAHVGDVIVGTVKSAIPGAAVKKGQVVKAVVVRTSAPIRRGDGSVVRCDDNACVIIKGEKDNLDPRGTRVFGPVMRELRERGFLKIASLAPEVL
- the rpsQ gene encoding 30S ribosomal protein S17, which encodes MEQHNGSAPARGKRRVKQGRVASNKMDKTIVVVAETRVPHGGYGKIVRKSTRFKAHDERNEANVGDVVRIVESRPLSREKRWRLVEIVERAK
- the rpmC gene encoding 50S ribosomal protein L29 — translated: MAQKDLETLRELTVKELQQKARDVKSELFNLRFALRTGHLTDFSKIRAMRRSYAQIQTVISEKRLAEGEHGAA
- the rplP gene encoding 50S ribosomal protein L16, producing the protein MLTPKRVKWRKVQRGRMTGAATRGNRLSFGDFGLQAMEPCWMSNRQIEAARIAMTRYIKRGGKVWIKVFPDKPATKKPAEVRMGSGKGNPEIWVAVVKPGRVLFELSGVAPSVAREALRRAAAKLPIGTKIVAREEA
- the rpsC gene encoding 30S ribosomal protein S3, which translates into the protein MGQKIHPVGMRLGITRTWDSRWFEKKHYVDWLHEDVAIRKSFNRWMRSASISKIEIERRANQARVIVNTAKPGIIIGKRGVGIDDIRKNLEQLTGKNVAVNVMEIQHPELDARLVAQNIVDQLEKRIAFRRAMKQAIMRTMRAGARGIKVQVSGRLGGAEIARTEHNADGKVPLHTLRADIDYAQVEAFTTFGRIGVKVWIYRGEVLPDQPRGDGALRTGDRGRDRRDRGPRGGRGREPRFPSTSVSPPISEPQPMPAVEPMPAVEPTAPVEPMPTLEAAPSEPAPSGEVSE
- the rplV gene encoding 50S ribosomal protein L22, whose product is MTERAPQAVAHLHFVRTAPRKLRRVADAIRGKTVREALTLLKFAEVFAAQPIEKLVRSAVANAGNNHDMNADDLYISRITVDGGPGGRFTKRLDPRAQGRAAFKRKRLSHVTVIVSEGAPPKPRRKLAGASVQAARATRRAASTEKVSSKSRRKKSAGRKSATARAAEPVTAAKET
- the rpsS gene encoding 30S ribosomal protein S19; translation: MSRSLKKGPFVAEHLVKKIERLNETRERRVIKTWSRASTVLPAMVGHTIGVHNGKTHIPVYITENMVGHKLGEFAPTRHFRGHGGEKATVKTT